A window of Diabrotica virgifera virgifera chromosome 9, PGI_DIABVI_V3a contains these coding sequences:
- the LOC114329280 gene encoding nuclear pore complex protein Nup153 isoform X3, which produces MAKDYNSSGDQGSPYSNQEDTEQSFVGKVKSIISNTPLRRWFGRQDDSVKPTIRRREEDDSEDDTEQFRPPAKRAKFVVSREDVSVSHIKSSDSIKDKLLINRNYSFLEPVAGPSGLQTRNLLNNVNSSINSDINVQLFSSDFLNGHKDSDSEESTSGYSSVARIGSKEHVCQSEGSSKQPSPRQTTSPNRRSLFETPTVNMANRSLFVDRTASPQLSTSMSLRRPQFNASTFGSPNFFDQTLSTEKVISSPFYSGSTMYGGASAYGNKFGRRVKDFRANLKRSVHIKPIKKTSENGNLVLGKTARKILETIEQYTTPVNDAKKIPVASKRARLDSSLLGQHIGAKPYTLIPENASKRELQVPTVSELLKMKQKAKLQSSTEAVRQIATTSKSDLNTVQQPSPTNTSKVETPPKVVDTPKTFATTLQKFDSSKKIETVVTSKISQSIEAPKLTETPKVTKAVSKPETSKKTEVIPQKNTNIQKVENTTKEKSNILPSLPITTPLNKSDSLTSSAIKKTVEKVPEISVTTTPMKPQNSQTSLGIGDPLVVAENLNSIIAINNFKFSEPLTNLNKTEKSSKSFKEKNNGQSNSKDISSNTSLLDKFKPASGTWECSTCLIRNSQDKTKCIACETPKVKPAQIESTKTSFGDKFKMPENMWECPTCMIRNASDCAKCVACETPNPKAGSLVTSSSNSLGKFKPPTNSWECSTCLVRNKAEHEKCVACENPRVAKIDVMDSFKKKADEWTCEVCMVRNQMDRSKCQCCEALKPGAPKPTAQETGKLSTTKYNFGLDKTATTQFKFGIQPIATGESTLTKVPTPVGTETKLNSSTTPTFSFGVKPSTEKKPEVEPPQPGGSKAVAVVSGTVLPEKTSSTISTFAKPEEKTALPTVAAAKELSTAPTAAVNDLNSASHKPAFSFAADKSKPIAKFEFSKPAVPAATNSVEPPPNKVIKSSLNPGFSFGKAVNSAGASTAPVFGQNTPSATPVFGQDTATSQSTFGQNSSTGITLFGQNKSSSSTSGNNGIDAKPAPAFGIPAKPAVDLPPTNTTVSKSFSFTKPNVEPATNAPVFNFGQSASQAVSAATTQSSGFSFGQAAKAPVFSFTGAKTDSGSTTNMFSAAGKNGPFNFGGSSQNADTQKAGFNFGASSTTPTPAFNMTPTQPAAHAAPSGGFNFFDANAKPTFNFSAGTTPVFTSAPGDAAPPRKIKKAVRRTTQR; this is translated from the exons TCATTCGTTGGAAAAGTCAAATCAATTATTAGTAATACACCACTGAGAAGGTGGTTCGGAAGACAAGACGATAGTGTTAAGCCAACAATAAGGAGACGTGAAGAAGACGATTCCGAAGACGACACAGAACAGTTTCGACCCCCAGCAAAAAGAGCAAAATTTGTGGTCAGTCGCGAAGACGTCAGTGTTTCACACATAAAATCCAGTGATAGTATCAAAGACAAATTATTGATAAATAGGAATTATAGTTTTCTGGAGCCAGTAGCAGGTCCATCTGGTTTACAAACACGAAATTTACTTAACAATGTTAATTCTTCTATAAATAGTGATATAAATGTACAGTTGTTtagtagtgactttttaaatggACATAAAGACTCTGATAGTGAGGAATCCACAAGTGGTTATTCTTCGGTAGCTAGGATTGGGAGCAAAGAGCATGTTTGTCAAAGCGAAGGAAGCTCAAAGCAGCCTTCCCCTCGGCAAACCACCTCGCCAAATAGGAGATCTCTCTTTGAAACCCCAA CTGTAAATATGGCAAACCGTTCCCTGTTTGTGGATAGGACTGCAAGTCCACAGCTCAGCACATCGATGAGCTTAAGAAGACCCCAATTTAACGCATCAACTTTTGGTTCGCCAAACTTTTTCGATCAAACGTTATCCACAGAAAAAGTAATTAGTTCACCATTTTACAGTGGAAGTACAATGTACGGGGGAGCTTCAGCTTATGGGAATAAGTTCGGTAGGAGAGTAAAAGATTTTAGAGCTAATCTGAAGAGATCGGTTCATATCAAACCTATTAAGAAGACTAGTGAGAATGGAAATTTAGTGTTAGGGAAAACTGCAAGGAAAATTTTAGAAACTATAGAACAATATACTACACCTGTTAACGATGCTAAGAAAATACCTGTAGCTTCAAAAAGGGCTAGATTAGATAGTAGCTTGCTTGGGCAGCACATCGGTGCAAAACCATACACTTTAATACCAGAAAATGCCTCAAAAAGAGAATTACAGGTTCCTACAGTATCTGAGTTACTAAAAATGAAGCAAAAGGCAAAGCTTCAAAGTAGTACTGAGGCGGTTAGACAAATTGCCACAACGTCCAAATCAGACCTAAATACAGTGCAACAACCTTCACCAACTAACACCTCTAAAGTAGAAACTCCACCAAAAGTAGTGGATACTCCTAAAACTTTTGCAACAACACTTCAGAAATTTGATTCGTCTAAAAAAATAGAAACTgttgttacatctaaaatttcTCAAAGCATAGAGGCTCCTAAGCTGACAGAAACTCCTAAAGTAACAAAAGCTGTTTCTAAGCCAGAAACTTCTAAGAAAACTGAAGTGATACCTCAAAAAAACACAAACATTCAAAAAGTAGAAAATACGACAAAAGAAAAGTCGAACATTTTGCCCAGTCTTCCAATAACAACACCTTTAAATAAATCTGATTCGCTTACTTCTTCAGCCATTAAGAAAACAGTTGAAAAAGTGCCAGAAATCTCTGTTACTACTACCCCAATGAAGCCTCAAAATTCGCAGACGTCTTTGGGTATTGGAG ATCCGTTAGTAGTTGCTGAGAATCTGAACAGCATCATAGCCATAAACAATTTCAAATTTAGCGAACCTTTGACTAATCTAAACAAAACTGAAAAGAGCTCGAAGAGTTTTAAAGAGAAGAACAACGGTCAAAGTAATTCCAAAGATATTTCATCGAATACTTCATTATTAGATAAGTTTAAACCAGCAAGTGGAACTTGGGAATGCAGCACGTGTCTGATTAGGAACAGTCAAGATAAGACGAAATGCATAGCATGCGAAACTCCCAAAGTGAAACCAGCACAGATCGAGAGTACGAAAACTTCGTTTGGGGATAAGTTCAAGATGCCGGAGAATATGTGGGAATGTCCCACCTGTATGATTAGGAACGCAAGTGATTGTGCCAAATGTGTAGCGTGTGAAACACCTAATCCAAAAGCTGGGTCATTGGTTACTTCATCTTCGAATTCCCTAGGAAAGTTCAAGCCTCCGACAAACAGTTGGGAATGTTCGACTTGTCTTGTAAGGAATAAAGCAGAACATGAAAAATGTGTTGCTTGTGAGAATCCAAGGGTAGCAAAAATAGATGTGATGGATTCGTTTAAAAAGAAGGCAGACGAATGGACTTGTGAG GTATGTATGGTAAGGAATCAAATGGATCGTAGTAAATGTCAATGCTGTGAAGCTCTGAAACCAGGAGCTCCAAAACCAACTGCTCAAGAAACTGGAAAATTGTCTACAACAAAGTACAACTTTGGTTTGGACAAGACAGCAACTACGCAGTTCAAATTTGGAATTCAGCCGATAGCTACAGGAGAATCTACTTTAACGAAAGTACCCACGCCTGTTGGTACAGAAACTAAACTAAACAGTAGTACAACGCCTACTTTTTCATTTGGTGTTAAACCTAGTACAGAGAAAAAGCCTGAAGTGGAACCTCCACAACCTGGTGGTAGCAAAGCAGTTGCTGTTGTTAGTGGAACTGTTTTACCAGAAAAAACATCAAGTACCATTTCCACCTTTGCTAAGCCGGAAGAGAAAACTGCTCTTCCAACAGTTGCTGCTGCAAAGGAATTAAGTACAGCACCCACTGCTGCTGTAAATGATTTGAATTCGGCGAGTCATAAGCCTGCATTTAGTTTTGCTGCGGATAAATCCAAGCCTATTGCCAAATTTGAATTTTCTAAACCGGCTGTACCTGCGGCAACCAATTCAGTTGAGCCTCCACCAAACAAAGTAATCAAGTCGTCGCTTAATCCAGGATTTTCTTTTGGGAAAGCAGTCAATTCCGCTGGTGCCAGTACTGCACCTGTGTTTGGACAGAATACTCCATCTGCTACTCCCGTGTTTGGTCaagatacagcgacatctcaatCGACATTTGGACAAAACAGTTCAACAGGCATAACACTGTTTGGACAAAATAAGTCATCTAGTAGTACAA GTGGTAATAATGGTATTGATGCTAAGCCTGCTCCAGCCTTTGGAATTCCTGCTAAACCAGCAGTTGACCTTCCGCCTACCAATACAACAGTCTCGAAATCATTCTCTTTCACCAAACCCAACGTGGAACCGGCGACTAATGCCCCAGTATTCAACTTCGGGCAGTCCGCCAGTCAAGCCGTCAGCGCAGCCACTACCCAATCGTCAGGCTTCAGCTTTGGCCAGGCTGCGAAAGCGCCAGTTTTCAGTTTCACTGGAGCTAAGACAGACAGTGGATCCACTACGAATATGTTTAGTGCAGCTGGCAAAAATGGACCTTTTAATTTTGGTGGTAGTAGCCAGAATGCTGATACCCAGAAGGCGGGATTTAATTTTGGAGCTTCTTCCACGACCCCGACGCCAGCGTTTAATATGACACCAACACAACCAGCAGCACATGCAGCG
- the LOC114329280 gene encoding nuclear pore complex protein Nup153 isoform X2 encodes MAKDYNSSGDQGSPYSNQEDTEQSFVGKVKSIISNTPLRRWFGRQDDSVKPTIRRREEDDSEDDTEQFRPPAKRAKFVVSREDVSVSHIKSSDSIKDKLLINRNYSFLEPVAGPSGLQTRNLLNNVNSSINSDINVQLFSSDFLNGHKDSDSEESTSGYSSVARIGSKEHVCQSEGSSKQPSPRQTTSPNRRSLFETPTVNMANRSLFVDRTASPQLSTSMSLRRPQFNASTFGSPNFFDQTLSTEKVISSPFYSGSTMYGGASAYGNKFGRRVKDFRANLKRSVHIKPIKKTSENGNLVLGKTARKILETIEQYTTPVNDAKKIPVASKRARLDSSLLGQHIGAKPYTLIPENASKRELQVPTVSELLKMKQKAKLQSSTEAVRQIATTSKSDLNTVQQPSPTNTSKVETPPKVVDTPKTFATTLQKFDSSKKIETVVTSKISQSIEAPKLTETPKVTKAVSKPETSKKTEVIPQKNTNIQKVENTTKEKSNILPSLPITTPLNKSDSLTSSAIKKTVEKVPEISVTTTPMKPQNSQTSLGIGGIKKTNQKEQTLTTQFKFSDPLVVAENLNSIIAINNFKFSEPLTNLNKTEKSSKSFKEKNNGQSNSKDISSNTSLLDKFKPASGTWECSTCLIRNSQDKTKCIACETPKVKPAQIESTKTSFGDKFKMPENMWECPTCMIRNASDCAKCVACETPNPKAGSLVTSSSNSLGKFKPPTNSWECSTCLVRNKAEHEKCVACENPRVAKIDVMDSFKKKADEWTCEVCMVRNQMDRSKCQCCEALKPGAPKPTAQETGKLSTTKYNFGLDKTATTQFKFGIQPIATGESTLTKVPTPVGTETKLNSSTTPTFSFGVKPSTEKKPEVEPPQPGGSKAVAVVSGTVLPEKTSSTISTFAKPEEKTALPTVAAAKELSTAPTAAVNDLNSASHKPAFSFAADKSKPIAKFEFSKPAVPAATNSVEPPPNKVIKSSLNPGFSFGKAVNSAGASTAPVFGQNTPSATPVFGQDTATSQSTFGQNSSTGITLFGQNKSSSSTSGNNGIDAKPAPAFGIPAKPAVDLPPTNTTVSKSFSFTKPNVEPATNAPVFNFGQSASQAVSAATTQSSGFSFGQAAKAPVFSFTGAKTDSGSTTNMFSAAGKNGPFNFGGSSQNADTQKAGFNFGASSTTPTPAFNMTPTQPAAHAAPSGGFNFFDANAKPTFNFSAGTTPVFTAPGDAAPPRKIKKAVRRTTQR; translated from the exons TCATTCGTTGGAAAAGTCAAATCAATTATTAGTAATACACCACTGAGAAGGTGGTTCGGAAGACAAGACGATAGTGTTAAGCCAACAATAAGGAGACGTGAAGAAGACGATTCCGAAGACGACACAGAACAGTTTCGACCCCCAGCAAAAAGAGCAAAATTTGTGGTCAGTCGCGAAGACGTCAGTGTTTCACACATAAAATCCAGTGATAGTATCAAAGACAAATTATTGATAAATAGGAATTATAGTTTTCTGGAGCCAGTAGCAGGTCCATCTGGTTTACAAACACGAAATTTACTTAACAATGTTAATTCTTCTATAAATAGTGATATAAATGTACAGTTGTTtagtagtgactttttaaatggACATAAAGACTCTGATAGTGAGGAATCCACAAGTGGTTATTCTTCGGTAGCTAGGATTGGGAGCAAAGAGCATGTTTGTCAAAGCGAAGGAAGCTCAAAGCAGCCTTCCCCTCGGCAAACCACCTCGCCAAATAGGAGATCTCTCTTTGAAACCCCAA CTGTAAATATGGCAAACCGTTCCCTGTTTGTGGATAGGACTGCAAGTCCACAGCTCAGCACATCGATGAGCTTAAGAAGACCCCAATTTAACGCATCAACTTTTGGTTCGCCAAACTTTTTCGATCAAACGTTATCCACAGAAAAAGTAATTAGTTCACCATTTTACAGTGGAAGTACAATGTACGGGGGAGCTTCAGCTTATGGGAATAAGTTCGGTAGGAGAGTAAAAGATTTTAGAGCTAATCTGAAGAGATCGGTTCATATCAAACCTATTAAGAAGACTAGTGAGAATGGAAATTTAGTGTTAGGGAAAACTGCAAGGAAAATTTTAGAAACTATAGAACAATATACTACACCTGTTAACGATGCTAAGAAAATACCTGTAGCTTCAAAAAGGGCTAGATTAGATAGTAGCTTGCTTGGGCAGCACATCGGTGCAAAACCATACACTTTAATACCAGAAAATGCCTCAAAAAGAGAATTACAGGTTCCTACAGTATCTGAGTTACTAAAAATGAAGCAAAAGGCAAAGCTTCAAAGTAGTACTGAGGCGGTTAGACAAATTGCCACAACGTCCAAATCAGACCTAAATACAGTGCAACAACCTTCACCAACTAACACCTCTAAAGTAGAAACTCCACCAAAAGTAGTGGATACTCCTAAAACTTTTGCAACAACACTTCAGAAATTTGATTCGTCTAAAAAAATAGAAACTgttgttacatctaaaatttcTCAAAGCATAGAGGCTCCTAAGCTGACAGAAACTCCTAAAGTAACAAAAGCTGTTTCTAAGCCAGAAACTTCTAAGAAAACTGAAGTGATACCTCAAAAAAACACAAACATTCAAAAAGTAGAAAATACGACAAAAGAAAAGTCGAACATTTTGCCCAGTCTTCCAATAACAACACCTTTAAATAAATCTGATTCGCTTACTTCTTCAGCCATTAAGAAAACAGTTGAAAAAGTGCCAGAAATCTCTGTTACTACTACCCCAATGAAGCCTCAAAATTCGCAGACGTCTTTGGGTATTGGAGGTATCAAAAAAACCAATCAAAAAGAACAGACACTAACCACTCAATTTAAATTTTCAGATCCGTTAGTAGTTGCTGAGAATCTGAACAGCATCATAGCCATAAACAATTTCAAATTTAGCGAACCTTTGACTAATCTAAACAAAACTGAAAAGAGCTCGAAGAGTTTTAAAGAGAAGAACAACGGTCAAAGTAATTCCAAAGATATTTCATCGAATACTTCATTATTAGATAAGTTTAAACCAGCAAGTGGAACTTGGGAATGCAGCACGTGTCTGATTAGGAACAGTCAAGATAAGACGAAATGCATAGCATGCGAAACTCCCAAAGTGAAACCAGCACAGATCGAGAGTACGAAAACTTCGTTTGGGGATAAGTTCAAGATGCCGGAGAATATGTGGGAATGTCCCACCTGTATGATTAGGAACGCAAGTGATTGTGCCAAATGTGTAGCGTGTGAAACACCTAATCCAAAAGCTGGGTCATTGGTTACTTCATCTTCGAATTCCCTAGGAAAGTTCAAGCCTCCGACAAACAGTTGGGAATGTTCGACTTGTCTTGTAAGGAATAAAGCAGAACATGAAAAATGTGTTGCTTGTGAGAATCCAAGGGTAGCAAAAATAGATGTGATGGATTCGTTTAAAAAGAAGGCAGACGAATGGACTTGTGAG GTATGTATGGTAAGGAATCAAATGGATCGTAGTAAATGTCAATGCTGTGAAGCTCTGAAACCAGGAGCTCCAAAACCAACTGCTCAAGAAACTGGAAAATTGTCTACAACAAAGTACAACTTTGGTTTGGACAAGACAGCAACTACGCAGTTCAAATTTGGAATTCAGCCGATAGCTACAGGAGAATCTACTTTAACGAAAGTACCCACGCCTGTTGGTACAGAAACTAAACTAAACAGTAGTACAACGCCTACTTTTTCATTTGGTGTTAAACCTAGTACAGAGAAAAAGCCTGAAGTGGAACCTCCACAACCTGGTGGTAGCAAAGCAGTTGCTGTTGTTAGTGGAACTGTTTTACCAGAAAAAACATCAAGTACCATTTCCACCTTTGCTAAGCCGGAAGAGAAAACTGCTCTTCCAACAGTTGCTGCTGCAAAGGAATTAAGTACAGCACCCACTGCTGCTGTAAATGATTTGAATTCGGCGAGTCATAAGCCTGCATTTAGTTTTGCTGCGGATAAATCCAAGCCTATTGCCAAATTTGAATTTTCTAAACCGGCTGTACCTGCGGCAACCAATTCAGTTGAGCCTCCACCAAACAAAGTAATCAAGTCGTCGCTTAATCCAGGATTTTCTTTTGGGAAAGCAGTCAATTCCGCTGGTGCCAGTACTGCACCTGTGTTTGGACAGAATACTCCATCTGCTACTCCCGTGTTTGGTCaagatacagcgacatctcaatCGACATTTGGACAAAACAGTTCAACAGGCATAACACTGTTTGGACAAAATAAGTCATCTAGTAGTACAA GTGGTAATAATGGTATTGATGCTAAGCCTGCTCCAGCCTTTGGAATTCCTGCTAAACCAGCAGTTGACCTTCCGCCTACCAATACAACAGTCTCGAAATCATTCTCTTTCACCAAACCCAACGTGGAACCGGCGACTAATGCCCCAGTATTCAACTTCGGGCAGTCCGCCAGTCAAGCCGTCAGCGCAGCCACTACCCAATCGTCAGGCTTCAGCTTTGGCCAGGCTGCGAAAGCGCCAGTTTTCAGTTTCACTGGAGCTAAGACAGACAGTGGATCCACTACGAATATGTTTAGTGCAGCTGGCAAAAATGGACCTTTTAATTTTGGTGGTAGTAGCCAGAATGCTGATACCCAGAAGGCGGGATTTAATTTTGGAGCTTCTTCCACGACCCCGACGCCAGCGTTTAATATGACACCAACACAACCAGCAGCACATGCAGCG
- the LOC114329280 gene encoding nuclear pore complex protein Nup153 isoform X1, translating into MAKDYNSSGDQGSPYSNQEDTEQSFVGKVKSIISNTPLRRWFGRQDDSVKPTIRRREEDDSEDDTEQFRPPAKRAKFVVSREDVSVSHIKSSDSIKDKLLINRNYSFLEPVAGPSGLQTRNLLNNVNSSINSDINVQLFSSDFLNGHKDSDSEESTSGYSSVARIGSKEHVCQSEGSSKQPSPRQTTSPNRRSLFETPTVNMANRSLFVDRTASPQLSTSMSLRRPQFNASTFGSPNFFDQTLSTEKVISSPFYSGSTMYGGASAYGNKFGRRVKDFRANLKRSVHIKPIKKTSENGNLVLGKTARKILETIEQYTTPVNDAKKIPVASKRARLDSSLLGQHIGAKPYTLIPENASKRELQVPTVSELLKMKQKAKLQSSTEAVRQIATTSKSDLNTVQQPSPTNTSKVETPPKVVDTPKTFATTLQKFDSSKKIETVVTSKISQSIEAPKLTETPKVTKAVSKPETSKKTEVIPQKNTNIQKVENTTKEKSNILPSLPITTPLNKSDSLTSSAIKKTVEKVPEISVTTTPMKPQNSQTSLGIGGIKKTNQKEQTLTTQFKFSDPLVVAENLNSIIAINNFKFSEPLTNLNKTEKSSKSFKEKNNGQSNSKDISSNTSLLDKFKPASGTWECSTCLIRNSQDKTKCIACETPKVKPAQIESTKTSFGDKFKMPENMWECPTCMIRNASDCAKCVACETPNPKAGSLVTSSSNSLGKFKPPTNSWECSTCLVRNKAEHEKCVACENPRVAKIDVMDSFKKKADEWTCEVCMVRNQMDRSKCQCCEALKPGAPKPTAQETGKLSTTKYNFGLDKTATTQFKFGIQPIATGESTLTKVPTPVGTETKLNSSTTPTFSFGVKPSTEKKPEVEPPQPGGSKAVAVVSGTVLPEKTSSTISTFAKPEEKTALPTVAAAKELSTAPTAAVNDLNSASHKPAFSFAADKSKPIAKFEFSKPAVPAATNSVEPPPNKVIKSSLNPGFSFGKAVNSAGASTAPVFGQNTPSATPVFGQDTATSQSTFGQNSSTGITLFGQNKSSSSTSGNNGIDAKPAPAFGIPAKPAVDLPPTNTTVSKSFSFTKPNVEPATNAPVFNFGQSASQAVSAATTQSSGFSFGQAAKAPVFSFTGAKTDSGSTTNMFSAAGKNGPFNFGGSSQNADTQKAGFNFGASSTTPTPAFNMTPTQPAAHAAPSGGFNFFDANAKPTFNFSAGTTPVFTSAPGDAAPPRKIKKAVRRTTQR; encoded by the exons TCATTCGTTGGAAAAGTCAAATCAATTATTAGTAATACACCACTGAGAAGGTGGTTCGGAAGACAAGACGATAGTGTTAAGCCAACAATAAGGAGACGTGAAGAAGACGATTCCGAAGACGACACAGAACAGTTTCGACCCCCAGCAAAAAGAGCAAAATTTGTGGTCAGTCGCGAAGACGTCAGTGTTTCACACATAAAATCCAGTGATAGTATCAAAGACAAATTATTGATAAATAGGAATTATAGTTTTCTGGAGCCAGTAGCAGGTCCATCTGGTTTACAAACACGAAATTTACTTAACAATGTTAATTCTTCTATAAATAGTGATATAAATGTACAGTTGTTtagtagtgactttttaaatggACATAAAGACTCTGATAGTGAGGAATCCACAAGTGGTTATTCTTCGGTAGCTAGGATTGGGAGCAAAGAGCATGTTTGTCAAAGCGAAGGAAGCTCAAAGCAGCCTTCCCCTCGGCAAACCACCTCGCCAAATAGGAGATCTCTCTTTGAAACCCCAA CTGTAAATATGGCAAACCGTTCCCTGTTTGTGGATAGGACTGCAAGTCCACAGCTCAGCACATCGATGAGCTTAAGAAGACCCCAATTTAACGCATCAACTTTTGGTTCGCCAAACTTTTTCGATCAAACGTTATCCACAGAAAAAGTAATTAGTTCACCATTTTACAGTGGAAGTACAATGTACGGGGGAGCTTCAGCTTATGGGAATAAGTTCGGTAGGAGAGTAAAAGATTTTAGAGCTAATCTGAAGAGATCGGTTCATATCAAACCTATTAAGAAGACTAGTGAGAATGGAAATTTAGTGTTAGGGAAAACTGCAAGGAAAATTTTAGAAACTATAGAACAATATACTACACCTGTTAACGATGCTAAGAAAATACCTGTAGCTTCAAAAAGGGCTAGATTAGATAGTAGCTTGCTTGGGCAGCACATCGGTGCAAAACCATACACTTTAATACCAGAAAATGCCTCAAAAAGAGAATTACAGGTTCCTACAGTATCTGAGTTACTAAAAATGAAGCAAAAGGCAAAGCTTCAAAGTAGTACTGAGGCGGTTAGACAAATTGCCACAACGTCCAAATCAGACCTAAATACAGTGCAACAACCTTCACCAACTAACACCTCTAAAGTAGAAACTCCACCAAAAGTAGTGGATACTCCTAAAACTTTTGCAACAACACTTCAGAAATTTGATTCGTCTAAAAAAATAGAAACTgttgttacatctaaaatttcTCAAAGCATAGAGGCTCCTAAGCTGACAGAAACTCCTAAAGTAACAAAAGCTGTTTCTAAGCCAGAAACTTCTAAGAAAACTGAAGTGATACCTCAAAAAAACACAAACATTCAAAAAGTAGAAAATACGACAAAAGAAAAGTCGAACATTTTGCCCAGTCTTCCAATAACAACACCTTTAAATAAATCTGATTCGCTTACTTCTTCAGCCATTAAGAAAACAGTTGAAAAAGTGCCAGAAATCTCTGTTACTACTACCCCAATGAAGCCTCAAAATTCGCAGACGTCTTTGGGTATTGGAGGTATCAAAAAAACCAATCAAAAAGAACAGACACTAACCACTCAATTTAAATTTTCAGATCCGTTAGTAGTTGCTGAGAATCTGAACAGCATCATAGCCATAAACAATTTCAAATTTAGCGAACCTTTGACTAATCTAAACAAAACTGAAAAGAGCTCGAAGAGTTTTAAAGAGAAGAACAACGGTCAAAGTAATTCCAAAGATATTTCATCGAATACTTCATTATTAGATAAGTTTAAACCAGCAAGTGGAACTTGGGAATGCAGCACGTGTCTGATTAGGAACAGTCAAGATAAGACGAAATGCATAGCATGCGAAACTCCCAAAGTGAAACCAGCACAGATCGAGAGTACGAAAACTTCGTTTGGGGATAAGTTCAAGATGCCGGAGAATATGTGGGAATGTCCCACCTGTATGATTAGGAACGCAAGTGATTGTGCCAAATGTGTAGCGTGTGAAACACCTAATCCAAAAGCTGGGTCATTGGTTACTTCATCTTCGAATTCCCTAGGAAAGTTCAAGCCTCCGACAAACAGTTGGGAATGTTCGACTTGTCTTGTAAGGAATAAAGCAGAACATGAAAAATGTGTTGCTTGTGAGAATCCAAGGGTAGCAAAAATAGATGTGATGGATTCGTTTAAAAAGAAGGCAGACGAATGGACTTGTGAG GTATGTATGGTAAGGAATCAAATGGATCGTAGTAAATGTCAATGCTGTGAAGCTCTGAAACCAGGAGCTCCAAAACCAACTGCTCAAGAAACTGGAAAATTGTCTACAACAAAGTACAACTTTGGTTTGGACAAGACAGCAACTACGCAGTTCAAATTTGGAATTCAGCCGATAGCTACAGGAGAATCTACTTTAACGAAAGTACCCACGCCTGTTGGTACAGAAACTAAACTAAACAGTAGTACAACGCCTACTTTTTCATTTGGTGTTAAACCTAGTACAGAGAAAAAGCCTGAAGTGGAACCTCCACAACCTGGTGGTAGCAAAGCAGTTGCTGTTGTTAGTGGAACTGTTTTACCAGAAAAAACATCAAGTACCATTTCCACCTTTGCTAAGCCGGAAGAGAAAACTGCTCTTCCAACAGTTGCTGCTGCAAAGGAATTAAGTACAGCACCCACTGCTGCTGTAAATGATTTGAATTCGGCGAGTCATAAGCCTGCATTTAGTTTTGCTGCGGATAAATCCAAGCCTATTGCCAAATTTGAATTTTCTAAACCGGCTGTACCTGCGGCAACCAATTCAGTTGAGCCTCCACCAAACAAAGTAATCAAGTCGTCGCTTAATCCAGGATTTTCTTTTGGGAAAGCAGTCAATTCCGCTGGTGCCAGTACTGCACCTGTGTTTGGACAGAATACTCCATCTGCTACTCCCGTGTTTGGTCaagatacagcgacatctcaatCGACATTTGGACAAAACAGTTCAACAGGCATAACACTGTTTGGACAAAATAAGTCATCTAGTAGTACAA GTGGTAATAATGGTATTGATGCTAAGCCTGCTCCAGCCTTTGGAATTCCTGCTAAACCAGCAGTTGACCTTCCGCCTACCAATACAACAGTCTCGAAATCATTCTCTTTCACCAAACCCAACGTGGAACCGGCGACTAATGCCCCAGTATTCAACTTCGGGCAGTCCGCCAGTCAAGCCGTCAGCGCAGCCACTACCCAATCGTCAGGCTTCAGCTTTGGCCAGGCTGCGAAAGCGCCAGTTTTCAGTTTCACTGGAGCTAAGACAGACAGTGGATCCACTACGAATATGTTTAGTGCAGCTGGCAAAAATGGACCTTTTAATTTTGGTGGTAGTAGCCAGAATGCTGATACCCAGAAGGCGGGATTTAATTTTGGAGCTTCTTCCACGACCCCGACGCCAGCGTTTAATATGACACCAACACAACCAGCAGCACATGCAGCG